The uncultured Desulfatiglans sp. DNA window TTCACATCCAGCGCCTCGTAGCCCCGGTCGAGGTGATAGATCCGGCTGACCTCGGTCCGGCCGCCCTCGGCGGCCAGGCCCGCCAGCACCAGGCAGGCGCTCGCACGCAGGTCGGTTGCCATGACAGGGGCCGCTGAAAGCCGTTCCCTCCCCCTGACCAGCGCCTGGTTGCCGTTGATTTCGATGTCGGCGCCCATCCGCTTGAGCTCGCTCACATGGATGAAGCGGTTTTCGAAAATCGTCTCGCGAATCAGGCTCGACCCGCGGGCGACGCACATCAAGGCCATGAACTGCGCCTGCAGATCCGTCGGAAAACCCGGGAAAGGCATTGTCTTGATATCCACCCCGCGGACCTCTTCGGAACCCTGCACCCGGATGCAACCCGGCACGACCTCCACGCCGACCCCCGCGGCCTTGAGCTTTTCCATCAGGGCGCCCACGTGTTCCGGCCGGCAGCCGCAGATCGATACATCCCCTCCCGTCATCGCCGCGGCAATCATGAAGGTCCCGGTCTCGATCCGGTCCGGAATGATGGTATGCTCGACGCCCTTCAGGCTCTCGACCCCTTCGATTGTGATGATATCCCCGCCGTCGCCCTCGATCTGCGCCCCCATGGCACGCAGCAGATTCGCCAAATCTTTCACCTCGGGCTCGTTGGCGGCATTCCGCAGGACCGTTCGGCCTTCCGCCAATACAGCGGCCATCATGATGTTTTCGGTGCCGGTCACGGTGGGGATGTCGAAAAAGATATCGGCCCCTTTCAGCCGCCCGGCCGTGGCGTGGATATATCCTTGATCGAGATGCATATCCGCACCCATGGCCACCAGCGCCCGCAGATGCAGATTGACCGGCCGGGCACCGATGGCGCAGCCTCCGGGCAGAGAGATCCTTGCCTTCCCCTTTCTAGCCAGAAGCGGGCCAAGCAGCAGGATCGAGGCGCGCATCGTCCTGACCAAATCGTAGGGGGCCTCATAGCCACTCAAATCCGAGGCGTCCACCCCCAGGAAATCCTCTCCCTCATCGAAGCGCACCCCCAGCTGCTCCATGATCCTGACGATCGTGGAAATATCCCGCAGCCGGGGGACATTTCGCAGCACATGCCGCCCACCCCCGAGCAGACAGCCCGCCATGATCGGGAGGGCGGCGTTTTTCGCCCCACTCACGGAAACCGCCCCTCGGAGGGGGCGGCCGCCTTCTATCACCATTTTTTCCATTTTGGTTTCCTCATAGTTCATCACGGCCGGAGCCGGGTCTTGAGAGCAGCCTTCGACCTGGAGCCAGGCGCCTGGCTTTGCAGCAGGGTCTTCGGACGGTCTGCACCCAAGCGTCTGAAGTCCAGGCTCTCCCCTATTCCGGACCCCGGTCATGTCCTCTTCTTGCCCAAGTCCTCCTGTCCGTGAGGGCGCATTCCTCCACCTTCAACCAGCCGGGCCTCCCGGGCCACTTCCTTGACCAGGCATGGCCGATCTACGGTTTATAACAATTGTTTTTCCCGGTCAACAAAGATAGACTGACAGGGGGGTGAGAGATGAGATTCGTCGCCGACTGTATGCTCGGCAGCCTGGCCAAGTGGCTGAGGGTGCTCGGTTTCGATACGATCTATCAAAGAAGTTACGGGCCGGGGTTCCCCGCCGGCTTCCCCATGGACGATCGGATCCTCCTCTCGAGGCGGCAGGCACGAGTCGCCTCCCATCCCGGGGCTGTGCTCATCCGGGCCGAACGTACCGGTCCCCAACTGATGGAGGTGCGTGAAAGCCTCGGAATCGATCCCCCGCCATCCCAGTGGTTCAGCCGTTGCATCCGGTGCAACGCCCCTCTAGAACCCGCTCCGGACAATCTCTCAGAAACGGTGCCTGACTATGTCCAGGCGATTCACCATGGGGCCATCCGCTTTTGCCCCGTCTGCCGACGCTGTTTCTGGCCGGGGACCCACCGGGAACGGATGCTGGCGCAGCTTGCGGACTGGGGATTTCCCGCCGGCTGAGCCGGACTCAATCCTGCCACCATGGTTTTTTGTCCCCTCCGACACCAACGGGTAGATCTGTTTCTGCGACGGCTCATCTGCCGCTTCCGCACAAACACTCGCTTTCCTCGATATGGGACAAACCGGAACACGCCCCGAAAAGGTGGCACTAAAGACGCGAAGCGTGTGAAGAAACCGGGACCCGCCGCGAAGCGGTGGGACTGACCACTCGAAGGGTGTGAAGAAAAACCCGTGTTTACCGTTGGGGAGCCTGAGCTGGGTTTCGATGGCTTCCGGGTGGCTGCGAGCGGCATGATTCTCCCGGGCACAAGAGTCCCGGCGGAAAGATTCCCTTGAAAAGAGCGGTTTTTGTGCTACACTGAATTCGGTTCTTTTTATCGCTGTTTCGTCTGCGCGGTCGGTGCACCAGACCGAGCCCGCATTGGAATCATCCTCAGTGGGAAAGGAGGTGGTCATCTTTCCAAGGTCTTCTGGTCGGCGCTAACCTTCACATCAGAGGAAAGGAGAAACGAAATGGCTGGAAGCACTTACAAGATCATCCAATTGGTGGGGACGAGCGATGTGTCCTGGGAAGAAGCGGCCAAGACCGCCATTGACACCGCCGGCACATCGCTGCGGGATCTTCGGGTCGCTGAAATAACCAGACTGGACGTTACGGTGGAAAACGGAAAAATCACATCCTATCGGGCAAAACTGAACGTTTCCTTCAAGTACACCAAGGAATAGGCGGCTTTTGTTTGAGAATGCATATGGAATACCGGCGCGGTTCAGTCCAGAAACGATGATCCGGTCAAAATCGGAGAGCGATCAGCCGAAGGGGTGATCTTATCCGTCACCGCACAGGTCTTCTCCCTCTCCGACCGGAGAAAAAGGCTGGACAACTCGTTTCTGGACAGGAACCGGGCGGCCATGGTTCGACATGGGGAAATCTCCGCATCACCTGTTTGCCGATCCATTTCAACCCTTCACGAGAGAGCTTCCATGTATAGAACATTTAAAAAGCTGACGGTCCTAGATCAAATTGCTTCATCCGACAAGGTGCGTCGTCAGATTGTCGACACGGCGGCGAATCTTTATGCCAGGAAAGGGTTCGCTTCCACATCGATACAGGAAATCTCCGAGGCAGCGGGAGTAAGCCTGCCTGTCACGTACCATTACGTAAAAAACAAGTCGGAGATCATGCGCCTCATCATGGAAGACCTGCTCGAAGCCTTCCGTGAAAATTTGACCCGCGAGATTGAAGACATCCAGGACCCGGAAGAAAAACTGGCGATCGCTTTGGTCATTTACCATCGAATTCTGGACCGTGAAAAGGAAAAGGTGCTTCTTTTTTACCAGAAGTCCGCATCGCTGGATCGGGCATCGAAAACGCGCATCATGCAAATGGAGGTGGACATAAGCCGGATCTTCGCGGGCATTCTGGAGGATGGCATAGCGCAAGGCCTTTTCAGAAAGGTCGACGTTGATCTGATGGCTTACAACATCATCATTATGGCCCACATGTGGGTTTTGAAACACTGGCATTTCAAAAACCGCTTGACCCTCGATCAGTACATCGATAATCAGGTGGCAACGGTTTTCCATGCACTGGAATCGTCGCACTGAGGCCTTTTTCACCCAGCGCCTATTCGGAAGAACAAACGCTGCAGCCCCCGAAAGCGCCGGCCGGCTGGCCTCTGAACGGTGAAGCACCCGTTGGTGTGCGCCAGGTTGAAATCTAATGACCTTCTCCTACAAGGTCGTCGGCGTCGCGTTTCGTCAAGACCAGGAGGTGGCGAAGCGTCGGTTTTCGAGGCAGGCGGTACGGGAGCACCTGCTCCAAACGGATTGAAAAAATTTGCAATTGCGGATTAATGCCCTTTACCACAGCCGTCAGGTCCTCTCCTGCAAAAAGCAGCATTCGGCCGTGACGGGCGAGATAGGGTGCCCCCAACCGCAAGGCCTGCGGGGGAGGCGCTACCGCCCGTGCCGTGACGCATGAGTAGCCGCCGGCACCGCATTTTGACCAGTATTCCCCTGCCCTGCCCCTGAACACTTCGATCCCCTCGAGCCGCATCACCCGGATGACATGCCGCAGAAACGTGACCCGCCGCGCATTGGCTTCCAGCAGATGGACCATCACGGCCGGCTGACAGATCTTGATGGGAATGGCCGGAAATCCCGCACCCGAACCGATATCCAGCAGATTTCCTCCTGCGGGGAGAATCGATCCGGCCATCAGGGAATCCAGGAGCAATTCACGGACCACTTCTTCGCGGGAGCGCAGGCCGGTCAGATTCATCCGTCGATTCCACTCCCAAAGCTCGGCGAGATAGACCCCCAAGAGGCCGAGGGCCCGATCGCCCAAGGGACAGCGGAGGCCCTCGGCCCACTCCG harbors:
- a CDS encoding putative Ribosomal RNA small subunit methyltransferase G (Evidence 3 : Putative function from multiple computational evidences), which encodes MVTEWAEGLRCPLGDRALGLLGVYLAELWEWNRRMNLTGLRSREEVVRELLLDSLMAGSILPAGGNLLDIGSGAGFPAIPIKICQPAVMVHLLEANARRVTFLRHVIRVMRLEGIEVFRGRAGEYWSKCGAGGYSCVTARAVAPPPQALRLGAPYLARHGRMLLFAGEDLTAVVKGINPQLQIFSIRLEQVLPYRLPRKPTLRHLLVLTKRDADDLVGEGH
- a CDS encoding conserved hypothetical protein (Evidence 4 : Unknown function but conserved in other organisms), translated to MAGSTYKIIQLVGTSDVSWEEAAKTAIDTAGTSLRDLRVAEITRLDVTVENGKITSYRAKLNVSFKYTKE
- a CDS encoding Transcriptional regulator, TetR family; its protein translation is MYRTFKKLTVLDQIASSDKVRRQIVDTAANLYARKGFASTSIQEISEAAGVSLPVTYHYVKNKSEIMRLIMEDLLEAFRENLTREIEDIQDPEEKLAIALVIYHRILDREKEKVLLFYQKSASLDRASKTRIMQMEVDISRIFAGILEDGIAQGLFRKVDVDLMAYNIIIMAHMWVLKHWHFKNRLTLDQYIDNQVATVFHALESSH
- a CDS encoding conserved hypothetical protein (Evidence 4 : Unknown function but conserved in other organisms) → MRFVADCMLGSLAKWLRVLGFDTIYQRSYGPGFPAGFPMDDRILLSRRQARVASHPGAVLIRAERTGPQLMEVRESLGIDPPPSQWFSRCIRCNAPLEPAPDNLSETVPDYVQAIHHGAIRFCPVCRRCFWPGTHRERMLAQLADWGFPAG
- the murA gene encoding UDP-N-acetylglucosamine 1-carboxyvinyltransferase (Evidence 2a : Function from experimental evidences in other organisms; PubMedId : 10103182, 1512209, 4563986, 8994972, 9485407; Product type e : enzyme), whose protein sequence is MTGVRNRGEPGLQTLGCRPSEDPAAKPGAWLQVEGCSQDPAPAVMNYEETKMEKMVIEGGRPLRGAVSVSGAKNAALPIMAGCLLGGGRHVLRNVPRLRDISTIVRIMEQLGVRFDEGEDFLGVDASDLSGYEAPYDLVRTMRASILLLGPLLARKGKARISLPGGCAIGARPVNLHLRALVAMGADMHLDQGYIHATAGRLKGADIFFDIPTVTGTENIMMAAVLAEGRTVLRNAANEPEVKDLANLLRAMGAQIEGDGGDIITIEGVESLKGVEHTIIPDRIETGTFMIAAAMTGGDVSICGCRPEHVGALMEKLKAAGVGVEVVPGCIRVQGSEEVRGVDIKTMPFPGFPTDLQAQFMALMCVARGSSLIRETIFENRFIHVSELKRMGADIEINGNQALVRGRERLSAAPVMATDLRASACLVLAGLAAEGGRTEVSRIYHLDRGYEALDVKFQGLGAAIWREKE